GTTCGTCACCCCATCGCCCAGCCGGCGCGGCACGCCGCCCTCCACCGGCACCACGTACAGCTCGCCCAGGCGCATCTGCGGCGGAATGCCCTCCACCGTCGGCTTGCGCGTCTTCGTCAGGTACGAGGCGAAGCGCCCATCCTCCGTCACCCGGAGGTCCTCCGCGGACCCCACGGCGAGCGGCACCCCGGCGCCCCCCACCACCGCCGCGCTCCCGGCCGCCCGGCCTCCTCCGGCCGCCTTGTCGTCCCCGCCGCGCTTGCACCCCACCAGCGCGAGCACCACCAGCGCTCCCATGCACACCGCTCGTCGGTTCATACCGTCCTCCCGGGCGCCTCGGCGGGGGGCACGCTCGGCAGCCACGTGGCCAGGTCCGCCCGCGCCCGCTCCGCGTACTTCACCCGCTTGTCCGCCTTCTTGTGCCGTCCCGGCAGCGGCGGAAACAGCCCGAAGATGATGTTGGAGGGCTGATAGTCGTAGTCCTCCGGGTGCGCCTCGCCCGTCACGTGCCGGTAGAGCGCGCCCAGCGCCGTGGTGGCCGGCGGCGGGACGAACTCGCCCCCCGTGAGCCGCGCGTACACCGCCAGCGCCGCCAGGTAGCCACACGCCGCCGACTCCACGTACCCCTCCACCCCCGTGATCTGCCCCGCGAAGAACAGCCGCGACTCGGCCTTGAGCGACAAGTCCCTCGCCAGCAGCCGCGGCGCGTCGATGAAGGTGTTGCGGTGGATCTGCCCCATGCGCAGGAACTCGGCGTTGGCCAGGCCCGGGATGCAGGAGGTGAAGATGCGCTTCTGCTCACCCCACGTGAGCCGCGTCTGGAAGCCCACCATGTTCCACGCCGTGCCCGCCTTGTCCTCCATGCGCAGCTGCACCACCGCGTGGGACTCCTTGCCCGTGCGAGGATCCACCAGCCCCACCGGCTTCATCGGCCCGAAGGCCAGCGTCTGCTCGCCCCGCTCCACCATCACCTCGATGGGCAGACACCCCTCGAAGTACCGGGGTTCCTCGAAGCTGTGCGGCTGCAGCTTCTGGCCCGCCTTCACCTCGGCGATGAAGCGCGCGTACTCCTCGGCCGTGAGCGGCAGGTTGATGTAGTCGTCCCCTCCGCCCTTGCCGTAGCGGCTCGCGCGAAAGGCGATGTCCATGTCGATGGAGTCCCCGGCGACGATGGGCGCGATGGAGTCGTAGAAGTAGAGCTTCTCCCCCACGTAGCGCTCGAGCTCCTTCGTCAGCGCGTCCGAGGTGAGCGGCCCCGTGGCGATCACCACCACGCCCTCGGGCAGCTGCTCCACCTCGCCGGCCACCACCTCCACGCCGGGCGCCTCGTGCACCGAGCGCGTCACCGCCGCCGAGAAGGCGTCCCGATCCACCGCCAGCGCGTCACCGGCCGGCACCCGGTGCGTGTCCGCGCAGCCCAGAATCACCGAGGACAGCGCGCGCAGCTCCGCGTGCAACAGGCCGATGGCGCTCTCCGGGTTGTCCGAGCGCAACGAGTTGGAGCACACCAGCTCCGCGAACGTGTCCGTCTTGTGCGCGGGCGAGCGCCGCTGCGGCTTCATCTCCCGCAGCGTCACCGGTACCCCGCGCTTCGCCAGTTGCCAGGCGCACTCGCTGCCCGCGAGGCCCCCGCCAATCACCGTCACCCGCTGATGCTTCACGTCCCGCTTCCTGCCTCTCTCCCGGGCGCCGCCCTCGCCGCCCCGAGCCATCCGGCCTCTGTTAGCAGGCCCCTTCCGCCCTGTCCCTCCCTTCCGCTCGGACAGGCGCGCCAACCGACCGGCAGTGCCCGTTTCCCTGCTCGCTCTCCGGCCGGGGCTCCAGGTGGGACAGCCGACGGCAGTTACCCTACCTTTTGGGGACTCCTACTTTTGCCGAGTTCGTCTCGCGAAACCGCGAGGCAGGAACCCAGGGCAGTGCACCCTTTCGATGGAGCGACAGGCCATGACGCGAGCCAATGACCTCATGAGAATTCGGGACCTCCTCCAGCGCCGCCGCCGCGCCATCCTGAACACGAGCGAGGGAGCCCAACGCGAGCTGTCCGCCCTCAAGGACTCGGATCGGGATCCCGAGTACGAGGAGCAGGCCCAGACCGAGCTGGCGGACTACACCCTGTCCAGCCTGATGGAGACGCAGCGGCGCGAGGTGATGCTCATCGATGCCGCGCTGCGTCGCATGGACACGGGCGTGTTCGGCGAGTGCGTGGATTGCGGCGCGGACATCACCCTCGAGCGGCTGGAGGCGATGCCCTTCGCCATCCGCTGCGAGGAGGACGCGACGAGCCACGAGCTGGAGACGCGCGGGGGCCACGCCCAGTCGGTGCCCACCCTCTAGCGGGACGGGCGCTCGGGTCCGCCCGAGCGCCCTGGTTTCGCGAGAGGCGGAGGCTCAGGCCGCCGAGGACGCGTCGGGCCCGTTGGCCGCCGGGGGGATGGCCTCGGGCTCGGTGATCTGCCGGCGGTAGTCGCACTCCTTGTTCGGGCAGGCCACGAAGGGGCCGTCACGCTTGGAGAACTTCTGCACCAGGTAGGGCGACTGGCACTGCGGGCACGCCTCGGGCAGCGGCCGATCCCACGCGGCGAACTTGCAGTCGGGGTAGCGGTTGCACCCGAAGAAGATCTTCCCGAAGCGGCTGCGGCGCTCGGTGAGGTAGCCCTGCTTGCAGTCCGGGCACGTCACGCCGATGGAGATGGGCTTGGACGTCTTGCAGTCCGGGTAGCCCGAGCACGCGAGGAACTTGCCGAACCGGCCGCGCTTGACGACCATGTTCTTGCCGCAGTTCTCGCACATCTCGTCCGTGGTCTCCTCCTCCACGATGACGATCTTCCCCTCCGCGTCGCGCTTGAAGTCCTTGGTGTTCTTGCACTCGGGGTAGTTCGAGCACGCGAGGAAGTGGCCCATCTTCCCCCACTTGATGACCATGACGTTGCCGCACTTCTCGCACGCCACGTCGGTCTTCACCTCCTCGCGCTTGACGTCGCGCATCTCCGCCTCGGCCTTCTCGAGCGTCTCCTTGAAGGGCGCGTAGAAGTCCTTGAGCACGGCCTTCCAGTTGGCCTCGCCCTCGGAGATCTGATCCAGCTTCTCCTCCATGTTGGCCGTGAACGTCACGTCCAGCTCCTGGGGGAAGTGCTTGACCAGGAGGTCGTTGCAGATGAGGCCCAGGTCCGTGGGGCGGAAGCGGCCCTCGATCTTCTCCGCGTACTTCTTGTCCTGGATGGTGGAGAGGATGGCGGCGTAGGTGGAGGGGCGGCCGATGCCCCGCTCCTCCAGCTCCTTGACGAGGGTGGCCTCGGAGAAGCGCGGAGGGGGCTGGGTGAAGTGCTGCTCGTCGATGAGCTTCTGCAGCACGAGGCTGTCGCCCTCGTTGAGCACGGGCAGCTCGCCCGTGGCGTCGTCGGCGCTCTCGTCGCCCGCGGCGCGCGCCTTCTCCTGGGCGGCCTCCTCCTCGGGGGTGAGCCCGGCGCCGTAGACGGCCAGGTAGCCGGGGAACTTCAGCGTGGAGCCCGAGGCGCGGAACGTGGCCCGGCCCGAGGTGATGTCCGCGCTCGTCTGGTCATACACGGCCGGCTTCGTCTGGCACGCCACGAAGCGGTTCCAGATGAGCTCGTAGAGGCGGAACATGTCCGCGGCCATGTCGTCGTTCATCGCGTCGAAGGCGGCCTTCACCTTGGAGGGCGGGTACTCGAGCGAGGTGGGACGGATGGCCTCGTGCGCGTCCTGGGCGCCCTTCTTGGTGCGGTAGACGACGGGCTCCTCGGGCAGGTAGTCCGGGCCGTACGTCTGGAGGATGAAGTCGCGCACCCCCGTCACGGCCTGCTCGGACAGACGGGTGGAGTCCGTACGCATGTACGTGATGAGCGCCGTCTGGCCCTCCTCGCCGAGCAGCACGCCTTCGTACAGCCGCTGGGCGAGCGCCATGGTCTTCTTGGCGGTGAAGTGCAGCCGGTTGGCGGCCTCCTGCTGGAGCTTGGAGGTGATGAAGGGCGCGGGGGCGTTGCGGCGCCGCTCGCGCTTGTCCACCTTGGACACGGCGAAGGGAGCGTCCTTCACCTCGGCGACGAGGCCCTGGGTGGTGGCCTGATCCTTCAGGTCCACCTTCTTGCCGTCCACGCGCGACAGCTTCGCCTTGAAGGACGGCGGCCCGGACTGGCCCTGCAAGAGCGCGTCCAGCGTCCAGTACTCCTGGGGCACGAAGGCCTTGATCTCGCTCTCGCGCTCGCAGATGAGGCGCACGGCCACGGACTGCACGCGGCCCGCGGACAGGCCCCGGCGCACCTTCTTCCAGAGGATGGGCGAGATCTGATAGCCCACGAGCCGGTCCAGGATGCGCCGCGTCTGCTGGGAGTCGTAGTTCTCCTGGCTGAGCTGGCGCGGGTTGGCGATGGCCTCCTGGATGGCCGGCTTGGTGATCTCGTTGAACATCACCCGGTAGGCATCCGGGTGGCCGAGCTGCTGGTTGATGTGCCAGGCGATGGCCTCGCCCTCGCGATCCGGGTCCGTGGCGAGGAAGACCTTGTCCACGCCCTGGGCGGCCTTCTTCAGCTCGCTGAGCACCTTCTCCTTGCCTTTGATCACCTCGTACTGGGGCTCGAAGTCGTGCTCCAGGTCCACGCCCATCTTGCTCTTGGGCAGGTCGAGGATGTGGCCCACGCTCGCCTTCACCGTGTAGCCCGAGCCCAGGTACTTCTTGATCGTCTTCGCCTTGGCGGGCGACTCGACGACCACGAGGTAGTGCGGCCCCTTGCCGCGACGGGGAGCCTCGGCCTCGCCGTCGGCGTCCTCGGCGGAGGCCTCCACCGTGGCCAGCTCGCCCTTCTTGCCGCGCTTGGCCGCCGCCTTCTTCGCGGACGCCTTCTTCGCGGTGGTCTTCTTCTTGGCGGCGCTCTTCTTGCGCGCCGCTGGCTTCTTGGTCGGCTTCTCGGGGGCCGCCGTCTCCTCGACCTCCTGCTCGCCCGCGGTCGCTGTCTTCTTCGTGCGCGTCGCCATGCTTTTCCTCAGACCCTCTCGAACAACCTGCCGGGGTGCTGGATCACGAATCCCGACAGCTCCAATTCCACCAGGGCGCTGGTGAGCGCCGCGGGGGAGAGCTGGCTGCCGGCCAACACCTCATCGAATGACTTGGGAACCCGGTTCAACACCTGATAGGCCCCTCTCGCTTCCACCGAGAGTTCTTCCCACGAAGAACCCTCCGCTGGCGGCACGTGCCGGTGGGGAAGGATCCCCACGGCCCGCCAGACTTCTTCAACGGACAGACACGCGCGGGCGTGACCATCACGCAACAACGCATTGCACCCCGCCGCCCCCTCGTTCAGCACGTCTCCGGGCAGGGCGAGCACCACCCGGCCCTGCGCCCGGCCCGCCTCCGCCGTGTAGAGACTGCCCGAACCCACCCCCGCCCGAAGAACCACCACCGCATCCGACGCGCCAGAAATGAGCCGGTTGCGCCGGGGAAACGTCGTCGTGCTCGCCCGCACGCCCGGGGGCAGTTCGCTGAAGAACACCCCCCCGCGGGCCAGGAAGTGCGGCAGCAGCCGGGCCTGGGCGGGATCCAGCTCGTCCAGCGCCGAGCCGAGGAAGGCCCACGTCTCGCCCCCGGCATCCATCGCGCCCCAGTGGCACGCCCGGTCCACCCCCGCCGCGGCACCCGACACCACCCCCACCCCGCCTTCCGCGACCTGCCGCGCGAACGTCCGGGCGAAGGGAAGAAATCCCTGATCCGGATGGCGGCTGCCCACCAACGCGGCGCGGCGCCGGGGCGGGCCGACCTGTCCCCGGTAGAACAGAAGCGGAGGGGCATCGTCCGTTTCGGCCAGGCGCGCCGGGTAGGCGGGCTCGCCCTGGAAGGCCAGGCCCATCTCCGCCCGGGCACAGCGCTCCAGGAGCCGGGTGGCGAGCGGCTCCAGCGTGGAGACCTCGGCGAGCCGGCGGCGAACGGGAGGCGGCAGCGGCGCCTCGGCGAGCCAGTCCCTCACCGGGCAGGCGGCCAGGGAAGCGAGCCCTCCCCTGGCAAAGGAGCTGGCAAAGGCACGCAGCCGCTCCAGGGTCCTCGGACCCAGACCCGGAACCGACCAGAGCGCCAGGAGCGCGCGTTGCTCCGCCGTGTAGCTGTTCGCCGTGACGTCCACCATGCCCCACCCCCTTCCCCGAGCCACCTATATAGAAGATGGATCCGACGGAAAGAGGTCGGCACACATAAACACCTGACCGCCAGTGGTCAAGCGGGACGTCCCTGGAAGTAGGGCTCACGGGGGGCGATTCCGTGGGTGCGATGTCCACACGGACGCCGGGACGGGCCCACGGAGGCGGGGAGGCGGGGAGGCGGGCGAGTCAGCGCTGGGCGGTGGGGGCCGAGTCCACGCGCATCACCACCGGGTCGCCGGGGCCCACTTCCTGGAGGGAGCGGACGATGAGGCAGTTGGAGGTGCGCTCCTTGACCTCGGTGACGAGGCACAGGGCGACGTCCTCCGTGGGCAGCGGCGCCTGCTGGTTCTTCTTGCCGATGGGCAGCTCCAGCTTGAGCACTTCCTGCCGGGCGGGATCTCCCTGGCGGGTGATGGTGAAGGTGTTGCCCGCCTGGACGCCATCGGCGCTGCCCCGGTCGATCACCAGGATGTGATGCTCCGCGTTGAGGCTCAGGTAGGGCACGAGCGCGGTGAGGATCACGCCCTTGACCTCCTTCTCGTTGCGGCGGGGAACCACCGCGTCGGCCATGCGCTCGCCGTAGGGGCCCACCAGATCACCGCGCACCACGGGATCCCACGTCTCCATGACCTGCGCCTTGACGTAGTCCTTGCCCAGCGCCGTCACGCGCAGCATGCCCACGAACTCGGTGAGGTAGCCCACCGGCTTCTTCGTCACCGGGTGGAAGATCTGCTCCGCGGTGTGGAACACCACGTACCGGTCGCCAAGCTTCGCGTCCGTCTTGCGCTTGAAGCGCACGTAGGTGGTGTCCGGGAAGGAGAGCATCTCCGCGCCGCTGCTGGAGCCCTCGATGCGGCCCGCCTCGTCCAGCTCGCGCCCCGTGACGAAGGCCTGCGTCATCACCGAGCGCCCGGACTTGGGCGCGTAGGAGATCTTCCCGCTCACCTCCACGTCGCCGCTCTCCGTCTCCGAGGGCATGACGTCATCACCACCAGCGGAACCCACGGGGCCCACGGGGCCGACGCCCGCCTCCACGCGCGAAGGCACTTCCTCGCCCGCGGCGAAGAAGCGCACGTTGTTGCCGGGGTAGATCCAGTGCGGGTTGGCGATCTCCGGGTTGTAGGACCAGACCTTGGGCCAGTACCAGGGGCTGCCCAGGTAGCGCTGGGACAGATCCCACAGCGTGTCGCCGGTCTGGACGGTGTGGACCTCGCCAGGCGCGGACTCGCGGCCGCCCTGCCCCGGAGGAAGCGTGACGCGGCCCGGGCGCGAGGCGGGGGCCTCGTCCACCACGTCACTGCCTTCTGTCTCGTCACCGGTCTCGGGCTCCGATTCGTCCTGCGCCCAGACGGGCGGCGCGAGGACGGCGGCGAGAAGGAGCGAGGAGAGGATCCGCGAGCGCATTCGGATGACTTCCTTTCGGACTGCTTAGTGCGAGAGGGACGCGAGCCGCTGCTCCGCCTGGGTGGCGGCGGCCGTGCCCGGAAACTGGGTGAGGATACGGGTGTAGAGGGCCCGGGCGTCGTCCTTCTGCTCGAGCCGCAGCCGGCACTCGGCCAGCCGGAGCATGCCGTCCAGCACGGCGTCGCCGGCGGGATAGCGGGTGATGAGCCGCTCGAACGTGCCGGCCGCGGAGGCATAGTCCTTGAGCCCCATCTGCCCGAGCCCGCTGAAGTACAGCGCGTTGTCGGCGCGGGCGTGACGGGGGTTCTTCTCGGCGAAGCCCAGCAGGGTGCTCACCCCGCCCTCCACGTTGCCGGTGCGCAGCGCCGCCACGGCCTGCTCGAAGGCGGCGTCCAATCCGGAGTCCGACGTCCTCGGCGACAAGGCCTCGTCACCGGTGGCGCCCTCGTCGGGCGAGGCGCTGACGAACATCTCCATGTCGTCTTCCGAGGGCTCGACGACATCCACGCGCAAGGGCAGCGCGGGCGCGGGCTCGGCACGGGGCTTGAGCTTCACCACCGCCAGCTCCGGCGTGACGAAGGCGGACGGGGTGGCCGGCGCCTCGGAGGCGGGCTCGGCGACGGGGACGGCGGGCTCGGCGACACGCGAGGCCCGGGCCTGCTTCACGCTCGCGAGCATCTCCATCCGCTCGAGGCGCTTTTCCAGGTGCGACTGGGCCTCGCGCAGTGAGCGAACCTCGGCCCTCAACGCCACCACCTCCGCGTTGGAGGCGGAGTTCGTGGTGGCGCAGGCGGTCAACGCACACAGCGGGGCGATGGCAAGCAGTCGGCGAATGGCGCGGTGCTCCGGAGCAACCTGGGGGGAGATCCTCACGGAGGATAGGAAGCAGCGCCGGAGACCGTCAAGAAATCGGCCCGGACGCGGCCGGGAACCGGTGCACCACGAAGTTGAGGTGGCGGCCCGTACGCCCCGCGTCCCGCCGGTGGGAGAAGAACTGACGCGCGTCACACGCGGTGCAGGGGGTCAGCACGTCCACCCGCTCCGCGCTCAACCCCGCGCCCAGCAACGTCTCGCGCACGGCGCGTGACAAATCCAGGCGCACCTGGGTGCCCTCGCGCACCACCACCTGGGGACCGAAGCGAGCGGCGAAGCGCTCGCCCAGCTCCTCGGAGACGACGTAGCAGCAGCGCTGGATGCACGGGCCCACCGCCGCGAGCAGCCGCTCCGGGCGCGAGCCACGCGCGGCCAGGGCCTCCACCGCGCGCGCCACGATGCGCGCCTCCGTCCCCTTCCAGCCCGAGTGCACCGCCGCCACGCGCTGGCCCTCGGGGTCCACCAGCAACACCGGCACGCAGTCCGCCGTCCCCACGCCCACCCAATGCCCCGGCCGGTCCGTCCAGAGGCCATCCGCCTCACCCTCGGCAGGCCGCGGCTCCTCGCTCCCCTCCCCCGCTCCCGCCTCCACCACGCGATCCCCATGCACCTGCTTCACCGTGTGCAGCGTGGCGAGCGGGACGCCCAGTCGCGCGGCCAGGCGCCGGTGGTTCTCCACCACGCGCTCACGCTCGTCCCCCACGGCGAAGCCCAGGTTGAGCGAGGCGAAGGGCTCCTCGGACACGCCCCCCTCACGGGTGGTGAAGCCATGAGGAACCGGGAGCAGCGCGGATTGAAGGAAAGAACGGCTCATGATGGGAACTCTCCCGGATATTCTTTCCGACGCGCCACGCAACCTCATTCTTCCCTTTTCAGAGAATACAGGGGGAATGCAGTTTGACAGTGTTCGTTCACCGGGCCGACAATCCACCCATTCGCGAGGCCCTCACCCTCTCATGCCATCGGGTTTCAACACCATCGGCAGGAAGCTCCTGCGGAGCGTTGCCCTGCCGGGGCTGTTCACGGCCCTGGCGGTCGTGGCGCTGTTCTGGCGGCAGGCCCACGTGGCGACGCGGGACGCCACCCATGACGAAGCGCTGGTGCTCGCGGAGTTCGTGGACGCCACCTTCCGGTTGACCACGCCCGCGGGCAAGCCCCCGCACTCGCCCGTCGCCGAACTCCTGGCGAGCAACACCCGGCTGCTGGGTGCCACCACGGAGCTCAACGTGCTGTCGCCGCAGGGGATCATCCTCTGGTCGACCCGGCCGCGAGAGGTGGGCCTGCGCCACCCGGCGACGGCGCTGCTGACCGCGCCCGGGCCCCAGTGGGCGCGCTCGGACGAGCACCAGACGGAAGTGCTCCGTCCACTCGGGGACAAGGGGTGCGAGGGGTGTCACGCGGGCGCGAGCGAGCGGCCCGTGGGTCTGCTGCACCTGCGCGCGGCGGAGCCCATGGTGCACCGCGAGCTGAGCGATGCCTTGATGGGCGCGCTGGTGGCGGTGTTCGTGCTGGGCACCCTGCTCATCGTCGCCACCGGCACGTCGCTGCACTTCTTCCTCGTGCGCCCCCTGCGCCGGCTGATGGCCGCCATGCGACGCGCCGAGGAGGGAGACGTGC
Above is a window of Cystobacter fuscus DNA encoding:
- a CDS encoding tetratricopeptide repeat protein; this encodes MRISPQVAPEHRAIRRLLAIAPLCALTACATTNSASNAEVVALRAEVRSLREAQSHLEKRLERMEMLASVKQARASRVAEPAVPVAEPASEAPATPSAFVTPELAVVKLKPRAEPAPALPLRVDVVEPSEDDMEMFVSASPDEGATGDEALSPRTSDSGLDAAFEQAVAALRTGNVEGGVSTLLGFAEKNPRHARADNALYFSGLGQMGLKDYASAAGTFERLITRYPAGDAVLDGMLRLAECRLRLEQKDDARALYTRILTQFPGTAAATQAEQRLASLSH
- a CDS encoding LysM peptidoglycan-binding domain-containing protein; the protein is MRSRILSSLLLAAVLAPPVWAQDESEPETGDETEGSDVVDEAPASRPGRVTLPPGQGGRESAPGEVHTVQTGDTLWDLSQRYLGSPWYWPKVWSYNPEIANPHWIYPGNNVRFFAAGEEVPSRVEAGVGPVGPVGSAGGDDVMPSETESGDVEVSGKISYAPKSGRSVMTQAFVTGRELDEAGRIEGSSSGAEMLSFPDTTYVRFKRKTDAKLGDRYVVFHTAEQIFHPVTKKPVGYLTEFVGMLRVTALGKDYVKAQVMETWDPVVRGDLVGPYGERMADAVVPRRNEKEVKGVILTALVPYLSLNAEHHILVIDRGSADGVQAGNTFTITRQGDPARQEVLKLELPIGKKNQQAPLPTEDVALCLVTEVKERTSNCLIVRSLQEVGPGDPVVMRVDSAPTAQR
- the pgeF gene encoding peptidoglycan editing factor PgeF codes for the protein MSRSFLQSALLPVPHGFTTREGGVSEEPFASLNLGFAVGDERERVVENHRRLAARLGVPLATLHTVKQVHGDRVVEAGAGEGSEEPRPAEGEADGLWTDRPGHWVGVGTADCVPVLLVDPEGQRVAAVHSGWKGTEARIVARAVEALAARGSRPERLLAAVGPCIQRCCYVVSEELGERFAARFGPQVVVREGTQVRLDLSRAVRETLLGAGLSAERVDVLTPCTACDARQFFSHRRDAGRTGRHLNFVVHRFPAASGPIS
- the topA gene encoding type I DNA topoisomerase translates to MATRTKKTATAGEQEVEETAAPEKPTKKPAARKKSAAKKKTTAKKASAKKAAAKRGKKGELATVEASAEDADGEAEAPRRGKGPHYLVVVESPAKAKTIKKYLGSGYTVKASVGHILDLPKSKMGVDLEHDFEPQYEVIKGKEKVLSELKKAAQGVDKVFLATDPDREGEAIAWHINQQLGHPDAYRVMFNEITKPAIQEAIANPRQLSQENYDSQQTRRILDRLVGYQISPILWKKVRRGLSAGRVQSVAVRLICERESEIKAFVPQEYWTLDALLQGQSGPPSFKAKLSRVDGKKVDLKDQATTQGLVAEVKDAPFAVSKVDKRERRRNAPAPFITSKLQQEAANRLHFTAKKTMALAQRLYEGVLLGEEGQTALITYMRTDSTRLSEQAVTGVRDFILQTYGPDYLPEEPVVYRTKKGAQDAHEAIRPTSLEYPPSKVKAAFDAMNDDMAADMFRLYELIWNRFVACQTKPAVYDQTSADITSGRATFRASGSTLKFPGYLAVYGAGLTPEEEAAQEKARAAGDESADDATGELPVLNEGDSLVLQKLIDEQHFTQPPPRFSEATLVKELEERGIGRPSTYAAILSTIQDKKYAEKIEGRFRPTDLGLICNDLLVKHFPQELDVTFTANMEEKLDQISEGEANWKAVLKDFYAPFKETLEKAEAEMRDVKREEVKTDVACEKCGNVMVIKWGKMGHFLACSNYPECKNTKDFKRDAEGKIVIVEEETTDEMCENCGKNMVVKRGRFGKFLACSGYPDCKTSKPISIGVTCPDCKQGYLTERRSRFGKIFFGCNRYPDCKFAAWDRPLPEACPQCQSPYLVQKFSKRDGPFVACPNKECDYRRQITEPEAIPPAANGPDASSAA
- the trmFO gene encoding methylenetetrahydrofolate--tRNA-(uracil(54)-C(5))-methyltransferase (FADH(2)-oxidizing) TrmFO, which produces MARGGEGGARERGRKRDVKHQRVTVIGGGLAGSECAWQLAKRGVPVTLREMKPQRRSPAHKTDTFAELVCSNSLRSDNPESAIGLLHAELRALSSVILGCADTHRVPAGDALAVDRDAFSAAVTRSVHEAPGVEVVAGEVEQLPEGVVVIATGPLTSDALTKELERYVGEKLYFYDSIAPIVAGDSIDMDIAFRASRYGKGGGDDYINLPLTAEEYARFIAEVKAGQKLQPHSFEEPRYFEGCLPIEVMVERGEQTLAFGPMKPVGLVDPRTGKESHAVVQLRMEDKAGTAWNMVGFQTRLTWGEQKRIFTSCIPGLANAEFLRMGQIHRNTFIDAPRLLARDLSLKAESRLFFAGQITGVEGYVESAACGYLAALAVYARLTGGEFVPPPATTALGALYRHVTGEAHPEDYDYQPSNIIFGLFPPLPGRHKKADKRVKYAERARADLATWLPSVPPAEAPGRTV
- a CDS encoding DNA-processing protein DprA gives rise to the protein MVDVTANSYTAEQRALLALWSVPGLGPRTLERLRAFASSFARGGLASLAACPVRDWLAEAPLPPPVRRRLAEVSTLEPLATRLLERCARAEMGLAFQGEPAYPARLAETDDAPPLLFYRGQVGPPRRRAALVGSRHPDQGFLPFARTFARQVAEGGVGVVSGAAAGVDRACHWGAMDAGGETWAFLGSALDELDPAQARLLPHFLARGGVFFSELPPGVRASTTTFPRRNRLISGASDAVVVLRAGVGSGSLYTAEAGRAQGRVVLALPGDVLNEGAAGCNALLRDGHARACLSVEEVWRAVGILPHRHVPPAEGSSWEELSVEARGAYQVLNRVPKSFDEVLAGSQLSPAALTSALVELELSGFVIQHPGRLFERV
- a CDS encoding TraR/DksA family transcriptional regulator, which encodes MTRANDLMRIRDLLQRRRRAILNTSEGAQRELSALKDSDRDPEYEEQAQTELADYTLSSLMETQRREVMLIDAALRRMDTGVFGECVDCGADITLERLEAMPFAIRCEEDATSHELETRGGHAQSVPTL